Proteins from one Natrinema versiforme genomic window:
- a CDS encoding SDR family oxidoreductase → MTSDFGTELEGQVAIITGASSGIGEATAQSLASRGASVVLAARREGELKELASKIEDEDGDALVVPTDVTDDEDIDNLVETTTDEYGRIDILVNNAGLMPLTHIAEAERETLQKTIDVNLTGLITLTHAVIPTMLEQESGHIVNLSSVVGRFLMPNGSHYNASKAGVKMFSDSLRLDVAEGGIRVATIEPGSVATELPESIADEEIKAQIEDLNESLTPLQPDDIARTITFVVTQPEHMDINEVLVRPIDQVQP, encoded by the coding sequence ATGACAAGCGATTTCGGTACTGAACTTGAGGGACAGGTCGCAATTATTACTGGGGCATCGTCGGGCATCGGCGAAGCAACCGCTCAGTCGCTCGCATCGCGGGGTGCGAGCGTCGTCCTTGCTGCACGACGCGAGGGCGAACTCAAAGAACTCGCGTCAAAGATCGAAGACGAAGACGGTGATGCCCTCGTCGTTCCGACTGACGTCACGGATGACGAGGACATCGACAATCTCGTCGAGACGACCACCGACGAATACGGTCGCATCGACATCCTCGTGAACAACGCTGGGCTCATGCCCCTCACCCATATCGCGGAGGCGGAGCGGGAGACGCTCCAAAAGACAATCGACGTCAATCTCACCGGCCTAATCACCCTCACTCACGCGGTCATTCCCACGATGCTGGAGCAAGAAAGCGGTCACATCGTCAACCTCTCCTCAGTCGTCGGGAGGTTCCTGATGCCGAATGGGTCGCACTACAACGCATCGAAGGCCGGTGTGAAGATGTTCAGCGATTCACTCCGCCTGGACGTTGCGGAGGGGGGGATTCGGGTGGCGACAATCGAGCCGGGATCGGTCGCCACGGAACTCCCGGAGTCCATTGCTGATGAGGAAATCAAAGCACAGATAGAGGACCTCAACGAGTCCCTGACCCCGCTCCAGCCAGACGATATCGCCCGGACGATTACATTCGTCGTCACCCAACCGGAGCACATGGACATCAACGAAGTTCTCGTCCGTCCGATCGATCAGGTCCAACCCTAA
- a CDS encoding aldo/keto reductase, giving the protein MEYVSVQGADIPALGFGTARMGGTETRNAVETALRLGYRHIDTAQMYGNEDAVGEAVENADVARDEVFVVTKILRRNLAYDDLQNSFEDSLDRLKMEYVDLLLIHEPSQSVPVTESVRAMNELQEAERVQHIGVSNFSLPQLQEAEAASDTPIVTNQVEYHPFTDQSQLLEYCVDNDVMLTAYSPLAVGRRLENETLIRVGKRYGKSPAQVVLRWLIQQENVSAIPKASKRQHQEENIEIFDFELTTAEMDAIFDL; this is encoded by the coding sequence ATGGAGTATGTCTCAGTTCAGGGTGCAGACATCCCAGCGTTAGGGTTCGGGACCGCTCGGATGGGAGGAACAGAAACTCGGAACGCAGTAGAAACTGCGCTTAGGCTCGGTTATCGTCATATTGACACGGCTCAGATGTATGGGAATGAAGACGCCGTTGGAGAAGCCGTCGAGAATGCAGACGTTGCCCGCGACGAGGTATTTGTGGTAACGAAAATTCTCAGGCGAAATCTGGCGTACGACGACCTCCAGAACTCCTTTGAGGACAGTTTGGACCGGCTCAAAATGGAGTATGTTGATCTGTTACTGATTCACGAACCGAGTCAGAGCGTCCCAGTCACGGAGTCGGTCAGGGCGATGAACGAGCTTCAGGAGGCAGAGCGTGTCCAACATATTGGAGTGAGCAATTTTTCTCTTCCGCAATTGCAAGAAGCGGAGGCAGCATCGGATACGCCGATCGTTACGAACCAGGTCGAGTACCACCCATTCACAGACCAATCGCAACTCTTGGAGTACTGCGTGGACAATGATGTGATGCTGACCGCCTACAGTCCATTGGCCGTCGGGAGAAGACTCGAGAACGAGACCCTGATTCGAGTAGGCAAACGGTACGGGAAATCCCCAGCACAGGTCGTGCTTCGCTGGCTGATACAACAGGAAAATGTGTCTGCCATACCGAAAGCCTCGAAACGGCAGCATCAGGAAGAGAATATTGAGATATTCGACTTCGAACTAACTACCGCCGAAATGGACGCGATCTTCGACCTTTAG
- a CDS encoding helix-turn-helix domain-containing protein yields MTITVEFSMYSPSLPLVDLVESLPFRQLECEHGLCLKRDSDVFVIHIDPGDDISEEDLSAFDEVVEATSLGRTKGKDVYRLTVELVDDISEAFTPERFTAVEVEPMILTPDGWYEKKVFEDYETFDRLRTRFEEYGISIELISITQGSDSRGDSPQYGLTDRQYEALTLAISRGFYESPRQVSTEELAEEMGISQPSMSDLLRRGERQLLSSALEPQTHINALSAQERLQ; encoded by the coding sequence ATGACAATCACAGTCGAGTTCTCAATGTATTCGCCCTCTCTTCCGCTCGTAGATCTTGTCGAATCGCTCCCGTTTCGACAATTGGAGTGCGAACATGGACTCTGTCTGAAGCGGGACAGTGACGTCTTCGTTATCCATATCGACCCAGGAGACGACATCTCTGAGGAGGACCTTTCGGCTTTTGATGAAGTTGTTGAGGCGACGTCGCTCGGGCGGACAAAGGGTAAGGATGTCTATCGACTCACGGTTGAACTGGTGGATGACATTTCGGAGGCGTTCACCCCCGAACGGTTTACTGCCGTTGAGGTAGAGCCGATGATCCTCACGCCGGACGGCTGGTACGAAAAGAAGGTCTTCGAGGACTACGAAACATTCGACCGGCTCCGAACTCGTTTTGAAGAGTATGGCATTTCGATTGAACTCATTTCGATCACGCAGGGGTCTGATTCGAGAGGTGACTCGCCACAATACGGACTAACAGACCGGCAATACGAGGCACTCACGCTCGCTATTTCTCGCGGATTCTATGAGAGTCCTCGACAGGTCTCCACCGAAGAATTGGCTGAAGAAATGGGAATCTCGCAACCGTCTATGTCAGATCTCCTCCGCCGCGGTGAGCGACAGCTCCTTTCGTCCGCACTTGAACCCCAAACCCACATCAACGCGCTTTCCGCACAGGAACGGCTCCAGTGA
- a CDS encoding helix-turn-helix domain-containing protein, producing the protein MPITAEVHLRSPLLPLVSLANLEQANQVQCPHVIGLNQGHQQVVVEIDAAEPLSVETLLELDDVFEATDLGTVNGRHVFKVASVLKESVAEAFDNTPDAGLIGAIQITPEGWYEQKVFKDYPAFNTFRTSCEEHGISVEIGSISQDTSASEESAPYGLTERQYEALSLAMSRGYYEQPRQTSARELADELGISQPSLSDLLGRAERQLISATLGSPTRLEVLSQ; encoded by the coding sequence ATGCCGATTACCGCTGAAGTTCACCTCCGTTCACCGTTGTTGCCGCTCGTTAGCCTTGCCAACTTGGAACAGGCCAACCAAGTACAGTGCCCACATGTGATCGGGTTAAATCAGGGCCACCAGCAGGTAGTTGTCGAGATTGACGCCGCTGAACCGCTCTCTGTGGAGACGCTCTTGGAACTCGATGACGTGTTCGAAGCGACCGATCTCGGAACCGTAAATGGAAGGCACGTATTCAAGGTGGCATCGGTGCTTAAAGAGTCCGTCGCGGAAGCGTTCGACAATACTCCCGATGCAGGCCTCATTGGTGCAATACAGATTACCCCCGAGGGGTGGTACGAACAGAAGGTGTTCAAAGACTATCCTGCGTTCAATACGTTCAGGACGAGCTGTGAGGAGCACGGTATCTCGGTCGAGATCGGCTCCATTTCACAGGATACCTCAGCGTCCGAAGAATCGGCACCGTACGGATTGACGGAGCGACAGTATGAGGCACTGTCACTCGCCATGTCTCGGGGCTACTACGAACAGCCGCGCCAGACTAGCGCGAGAGAACTCGCGGACGAATTAGGTATTTCTCAACCCTCGCTGTCTGACCTTCTCGGCCGCGCCGAGCGGCAACTTATCTCTGCGACACTTGGCTCACCTACGCGTTTAGAGGTACTTTCGCAGTAG
- a CDS encoding zinc-dependent alcohol dehydrogenase family protein has protein sequence MKAATYRGPGDVRIEEHSAPEIEESTDAVIRITHTAICGSDLWFYRGQEDYDEGAPVGHEPMGIVEKVGDDIRHVEPGDRVFAGFAISCGECEFCRKGLHTACTNGGFWDGPGVGGAQAEKLRVPHANGTLVRVPDRYANDEDTLEALLPLTDVMGTGHHAAVCADVEAGDTAVVIGDGAVGLCAVLASKRLGAERIIAVGHHEDRLELAEEFGATETVSSRGQEAIDEIQDITYGGANHVLECVGAESSLETAATVARPGGSIGYVGVPHVEDPSFLEPLFFSNASFTGGPAPTRAYAEELMEDVLQGTLDPSPIFTKTVDLDGVPEGYEAMDEREAVKVMVKVDA, from the coding sequence ATGAAGGCAGCAACCTACCGAGGCCCCGGTGACGTTCGTATTGAAGAGCATTCTGCCCCCGAGATAGAGGAGTCAACAGACGCGGTCATCCGCATTACGCACACCGCAATCTGTGGGTCGGATCTCTGGTTCTACCGTGGCCAAGAGGACTATGACGAAGGCGCGCCTGTCGGCCACGAACCGATGGGCATCGTTGAAAAGGTTGGCGACGACATCCGGCACGTTGAGCCGGGCGACCGCGTGTTCGCTGGGTTCGCTATCAGTTGTGGCGAGTGCGAGTTCTGCCGCAAAGGACTCCACACTGCGTGCACGAATGGTGGGTTCTGGGACGGCCCGGGTGTCGGCGGCGCACAAGCGGAGAAACTTCGTGTCCCACACGCCAACGGAACGCTCGTCCGTGTTCCAGACCGGTATGCGAACGATGAGGACACGCTCGAAGCACTACTCCCATTGACCGACGTGATGGGGACGGGCCACCACGCCGCTGTCTGCGCGGACGTCGAGGCCGGCGACACGGCTGTGGTCATTGGTGACGGTGCAGTCGGACTCTGTGCCGTCCTCGCCTCGAAACGGCTCGGCGCGGAGCGCATCATCGCGGTCGGCCACCATGAGGATCGCCTCGAACTCGCTGAGGAATTTGGCGCGACAGAGACCGTCTCCAGCCGCGGTCAAGAAGCCATCGATGAAATCCAAGACATCACATACGGCGGTGCGAATCACGTCCTCGAATGCGTCGGTGCAGAATCCTCACTAGAGACTGCTGCAACTGTTGCCCGTCCCGGAGGGAGCATCGGCTACGTTGGCGTACCACATGTCGAAGACCCGTCATTCCTCGAACCATTGTTCTTCAGCAACGCCTCGTTCACCGGTGGCCCCGCTCCCACCCGAGCGTACGCTGAGGAACTTATGGAGGATGTTCTCCAAGGCACTCTCGATCCGTCACCCATCTTCACGAAAACAGTCGACCTCGACGGCGTGCCGGAGGGGTACGAGGCGATGGACGAGCGAGAGGCAGTGAAAGTCATGGTAAAAGTCGATGCATAG
- a CDS encoding glucose 1-dehydrogenase, translating into MSRNQDQTVPTSEKFDFGDKVAFISGAAGGIGRATALAFAREGADVVVADIDEEGNQETADLIEETGSRALAVACDLRESEDVQAALDAAIAEFGRLDIACNNAGVEQGPEKTAELDEEEWDRIMDTDLRGVFLSMKYEIPLILEQDGAIINIASGAGIRGFPEAAYVAAKHGVVGLTKSAALEYADTDLRINAVCPGIIDTSMMDRVTDNRGAGRQSVIDQEPIGRMGTPEEIADAVIWLCSDAASFVLGHPMVVDGGQTV; encoded by the coding sequence ATGTCACGTAATCAAGATCAAACTGTGCCGACGAGCGAGAAATTCGATTTCGGAGACAAGGTGGCGTTCATCTCGGGAGCGGCGGGCGGGATTGGCCGCGCCACGGCGCTCGCGTTCGCCCGCGAAGGAGCCGACGTCGTGGTCGCCGACATCGACGAGGAGGGTAACCAGGAAACGGCAGATCTGATCGAGGAGACTGGAAGTCGCGCACTCGCGGTTGCGTGCGACTTGCGGGAGTCCGAGGACGTCCAAGCGGCGCTAGATGCCGCCATAGCGGAATTCGGGCGTCTGGACATCGCCTGTAACAATGCCGGTGTCGAACAAGGCCCCGAAAAGACAGCAGAACTGGACGAGGAAGAGTGGGACCGGATCATGGATACCGACCTGCGTGGGGTCTTCCTCTCGATGAAGTACGAGATCCCGCTCATCCTCGAACAGGATGGCGCAATTATAAACATCGCTTCGGGTGCAGGAATTAGAGGCTTCCCTGAAGCTGCATACGTCGCCGCGAAGCACGGCGTCGTCGGTCTCACGAAATCGGCAGCACTCGAATACGCGGACACTGATCTCCGTATCAACGCCGTCTGTCCTGGTATCATCGACACCTCGATGATGGATCGCGTCACCGACAATAGGGGCGCGGGCCGTCAATCGGTGATCGACCAAGAGCCGATCGGACGGATGGGGACGCCCGAAGAGATCGCGGATGCTGTCATCTGGCTGTGTTCGGATGCTGCCTCGTTCGTACTCGGACACCCGATGGTCGTCGACGGTGGTCAGACGGTGTAG
- a CDS encoding transposase, with amino-acid sequence MAVTFESQRTVFRQIARKSYTDWPAYKFRPIFDRSSLPALESDVRVVAGTWFNHDEHETVEPFIHSLPLAYVQFSPYDRYEGSTSYEMETLFRLFLLKELYGWGHETALVEYLSQHPDLCDRLGLESVPNQSTLWRSWHHRFTADLQDTVKTAARTILIKAQNAGVAVPREPERRSRSRGNESPESIPDDQTVLEQVETVTEQMNCVVFPAFSLDRGEGCEIHENAYWDLQTYLGLRENLAVNEGARSFIYESNRNRTPLGHAHREHVRDLSIEQIREMYRQSVSRLLDRVAETEEFFRAGIVAIDITESDPFTGDRAGHEDEIIGTKEKTNEYAYQWATVQLVGNAVPIVLDVRPVQKGDTRKEIVADLLDSAEAAVHVDNVLMDREFDSQHILEMLSQRGLSYVVPKRMQTSEKAQAKRLLKRGKDRYETDRKLHLGNNEWHSTTLIYRRKENSEHTDYRQYSVFMTNRGRGNLTEYGYRWEIESGYKSIKRFMAATTSKHFGLRFFYFAFACLLYSIWRAVDLLVQVQLTGEYEHSPIVTADNTLTLVKKETGIG; translated from the coding sequence ATGGCTGTTACGTTTGAGTCTCAGCGTACGGTCTTTCGACAAATCGCGCGAAAGTCATACACCGACTGGCCAGCGTACAAGTTCAGACCGATATTTGATCGCTCTTCGCTTCCCGCACTGGAGTCTGACGTTCGTGTCGTCGCAGGAACGTGGTTTAACCACGACGAACACGAGACTGTCGAGCCGTTCATTCACTCACTGCCGCTCGCATATGTCCAGTTCAGTCCGTACGACCGTTACGAAGGCTCAACGAGCTACGAGATGGAGACGCTGTTTCGCCTGTTTCTTCTGAAAGAGCTCTACGGTTGGGGTCATGAAACCGCTCTCGTTGAGTACCTCTCCCAGCATCCCGATCTCTGTGATCGACTTGGCTTGGAATCCGTGCCGAACCAGTCGACACTCTGGCGCAGTTGGCACCATCGCTTCACTGCTGATCTCCAAGATACCGTCAAGACCGCAGCTCGAACGATCCTCATCAAAGCCCAGAACGCGGGTGTCGCTGTTCCACGAGAGCCAGAACGACGGAGCCGCAGTCGAGGTAACGAGAGTCCGGAATCCATCCCTGACGACCAGACCGTATTAGAGCAGGTGGAGACGGTCACTGAGCAGATGAACTGTGTCGTCTTCCCAGCCTTCTCATTGGACCGTGGCGAAGGCTGTGAGATCCACGAGAACGCTTACTGGGACCTCCAGACATACTTGGGTCTCCGTGAAAACCTCGCCGTCAACGAGGGTGCACGGAGCTTCATTTATGAGTCCAATAGGAACCGGACACCACTCGGCCACGCACACCGCGAGCATGTCCGCGACCTCTCAATCGAGCAGATTCGAGAGATGTACCGACAGTCGGTGAGCCGATTGCTAGACCGGGTAGCAGAGACTGAGGAGTTCTTCCGGGCTGGTATCGTTGCCATCGACATTACCGAGTCTGATCCCTTCACTGGAGATCGAGCAGGCCACGAAGACGAGATCATCGGCACGAAAGAGAAAACCAACGAGTACGCCTACCAGTGGGCCACCGTCCAGCTGGTCGGGAATGCCGTCCCAATCGTGCTAGACGTGCGGCCGGTGCAGAAAGGCGATACACGCAAGGAGATTGTCGCGGACCTCTTGGACTCCGCTGAGGCGGCTGTTCACGTGGATAATGTGCTGATGGATCGGGAGTTCGACAGCCAGCATATCCTGGAAATGCTGAGTCAGCGCGGGCTATCCTATGTGGTTCCAAAGCGGATGCAAACCAGTGAGAAAGCCCAGGCCAAGCGCCTTCTCAAACGGGGGAAGGACCGCTATGAGACTGATCGGAAACTGCATCTCGGAAATAACGAGTGGCACTCGACGACGCTGATCTATCGGCGGAAGGAGAATTCTGAGCACACCGATTATCGACAGTACTCGGTGTTCATGACGAATAGAGGGCGTGGAAACCTCACTGAGTACGGCTATCGCTGGGAGATAGAGAGCGGGTACAAGTCGATCAAGCGGTTCATGGCCGCGACAACGTCGAAGCACTTCGGGCTCCGGTTCTTCTATTTCGCGTTCGCCTGTTTACTGTACTCAATTTGGCGAGCGGTTGATCTACTCGTACAGGTGCAGTTGACCGGTGAGTACGAACACTCGCCGATTGTGACTGCTGACAACACGCTGACGCTGGTGAAGAAGGAAACGGGAATTGGATAG
- a CDS encoding SDR family NAD(P)-dependent oxidoreductase, translated as MSDRVGSELAGQVAIVTGASSGIGEATAEALASRGASVVLAARRKKELEALAGQIESAGGEALSVPTDLTAKDDIDNLVETTTDEYGRIDILVNNAGVMLLEPVERADRENFRQMIEVNLLGLMNLTHATLPVMQEQDAGHIVNVSSTAGRDAIANNGGYAATKFGVNAFSESLRQEVTTEGIRTTIIEPGAVETELQEHIPDDEIKEQIEEGFLESITPLQSEDIADAIAYAVTRPQHVSVNEMLIRPTDQQL; from the coding sequence ATGTCTGACAGAGTCGGATCTGAACTGGCTGGACAGGTAGCGATTGTAACTGGTGCGTCGTCTGGTATTGGAGAGGCCACGGCCGAGGCCCTCGCCTCGCGGGGTGCAAGTGTTGTCCTTGCCGCCCGCCGCAAAAAGGAACTTGAGGCACTCGCCGGTCAAATCGAATCGGCAGGCGGTGAGGCACTCTCGGTACCCACTGATCTCACGGCTAAAGACGACATCGACAATCTCGTCGAGACGACCACCGACGAATACGGTCGCATCGACATCCTCGTGAACAACGCCGGAGTGATGTTGCTCGAACCTGTTGAACGGGCCGACCGTGAGAATTTCCGGCAGATGATCGAAGTCAATCTACTGGGCTTGATGAACCTCACCCACGCCACGCTCCCAGTAATGCAGGAGCAGGATGCTGGCCACATCGTCAACGTCTCTTCGACGGCCGGTCGGGACGCGATTGCGAATAACGGGGGATACGCCGCTACGAAATTTGGTGTCAACGCATTCTCCGAATCACTCCGTCAGGAAGTCACTACCGAGGGAATTCGAACGACGATCATTGAACCCGGTGCGGTCGAAACCGAGCTCCAAGAACACATTCCTGACGACGAAATTAAAGAACAGATAGAAGAGGGCTTTCTCGAGTCAATCACACCGCTCCAGAGCGAGGACATCGCAGATGCGATTGCGTACGCCGTGACCCGGCCCCAGCATGTCAGTGTGAATGAGATGCTCATCCGGCCAACCGACCAACAGCTCTGA